Proteins from one Pseudarthrobacter sp. BIM B-2242 genomic window:
- a CDS encoding DNA polymerase III subunit alpha: protein MSFTHLHVSTAFSAHYGVSWPEELAQAAAADGATALACTDRDGLYGTVKHLKACMAAGIDPIAGVDLAVFDDDGDHRTQLAGRVVVLARGNNNGAGYRALCRLVSDAHARTTGKAGGAVPVAVTRAELASRTLDPNTLKPVLTVLIGPDSDVGRAMGGRRYLRPRTLFKRWLDAMPAGTLVAEVVSQLTAPGAPLSTAHAVRMLKLAEEHHVPAVLTNAVRYCAEDGAATADVLDSARTLKSLPELAAEPLLQPNGQGWLKSAGQMLLLGKEIIRAAGYGTADLKQLMAQTEALADFCRIDPVADMGWKQPVVPEASVIGISQDPHRELVQRCEAGISRRFPGISGSAGKDMRSRLEHELGIIRNLGFSSYFLTVAEVSRMILDMGVRAAARGSGASSLVNYLIDVSQVDPLQHDLIFERFLSQDRATLPDIDIDVESAERHNVYRKIFDRFGAERVTLMSMQNGYRARGAVRDAGMALGMDDGDVGEIAKQLWRFSARKFREALVEKPELREFAGRVEQRGFAENQQLDLLVDLTERLDRLPRHISMHPCGVILGDATLLDRTPVQPSGLGLPMSQFDKHDMDPMGMLKLDVLGVRMQSAMAFAVREVIRIHSSKAEVVAAGAHPAGPEGTGPDYIADNGHIDLNAVPLDDEPTFELIRSTHTLGCFQIESPGQRELIGKMAPRDFNDLIIDISLFRPGPMKSDMVRPFLEHRHGFAPEVYPHPDLKPVLQETHGVTVFHEQILKTFNVMTGCGLAKADEFRRALGHEVLELKVEEFFRREARIKGYSPDVVDKVWGTLKAFGSFGFCKAHGAAFAVPTYQSAWLKTHHPEAFLAGLWEHDPGMYPKRLLVAEARRLGIPILPLDINRSHAEYRVERVADGPDAGKLGIRLSLNGIYGLSGAELKRIVAGQPYDSLADLRARSRLSKPSIKRLAQLGAFDSLHREAGSGANRADLVQHLNQLHAAGGTRKGAEVMEGQLSLPLGDVELRNVKPGLPQPTLVENVRAELDLMALDVSGHLMESHRPMLNRLGVTTADKLLSLRNGTEVLVAGVRIATQTPPMRGGRRVVFISIDDGTGCIDSVFFHEAQEQAGQLLFGTRLLLIRGTTRRTGPRGISLSASMAWDLSRVESLPFPGNRVESTDVPHPLDGISRSLAITGMGG from the coding sequence TGGCCTGAGGAACTGGCCCAGGCAGCCGCCGCGGACGGCGCCACAGCGCTTGCCTGCACGGACCGGGACGGACTGTACGGCACAGTCAAGCACCTCAAAGCCTGCATGGCGGCAGGCATCGACCCCATAGCGGGGGTGGACCTTGCGGTCTTCGACGACGACGGCGATCACCGTACGCAGCTCGCCGGCCGGGTGGTGGTACTCGCCCGGGGCAATAACAACGGAGCGGGCTACCGCGCCCTGTGCAGGCTTGTCTCCGATGCCCATGCCCGCACCACAGGAAAAGCCGGGGGAGCGGTGCCTGTTGCGGTCACCCGTGCCGAACTCGCCTCACGGACGCTTGACCCCAATACCTTGAAGCCGGTGCTGACAGTCCTGATCGGACCGGATTCCGACGTCGGACGAGCCATGGGCGGGCGGCGCTACCTTCGCCCGCGCACACTCTTCAAACGATGGCTTGACGCCATGCCGGCAGGAACCCTTGTTGCCGAAGTGGTTTCCCAGCTGACTGCCCCGGGAGCGCCTCTGAGCACTGCCCATGCGGTGCGGATGCTCAAACTCGCCGAAGAACACCATGTCCCGGCTGTGCTGACCAACGCAGTCCGTTATTGCGCCGAAGACGGTGCCGCCACGGCTGACGTCCTCGACTCCGCCCGGACCCTGAAATCACTGCCGGAACTTGCTGCCGAACCGCTGCTGCAGCCCAACGGGCAGGGCTGGCTCAAATCCGCAGGGCAAATGCTTCTGCTGGGCAAAGAAATCATCCGCGCCGCGGGGTATGGCACAGCAGACCTAAAACAGCTCATGGCCCAGACCGAGGCGCTCGCCGACTTCTGCAGGATAGACCCGGTGGCTGATATGGGATGGAAGCAGCCTGTGGTCCCAGAGGCATCAGTCATAGGCATCAGCCAGGATCCGCATAGAGAACTGGTCCAGCGCTGTGAGGCCGGGATCAGCAGGCGGTTCCCGGGAATATCCGGTTCGGCCGGCAAGGACATGCGCTCGCGGCTGGAGCACGAGCTGGGGATCATCCGGAACCTCGGCTTCTCCTCTTACTTCCTGACTGTCGCCGAGGTCTCCCGGATGATTCTGGATATGGGGGTCAGGGCGGCTGCCCGCGGCTCGGGTGCCTCCAGCCTGGTCAATTATCTGATCGACGTCAGCCAGGTGGACCCCCTGCAGCACGATCTGATCTTTGAACGTTTCCTGTCGCAGGACCGGGCCACACTGCCTGACATTGACATCGACGTCGAAAGCGCCGAGCGGCACAACGTGTACCGGAAGATCTTTGACCGGTTTGGTGCCGAGCGGGTGACCCTGATGAGCATGCAGAACGGGTACCGGGCCCGCGGTGCCGTCCGGGATGCAGGCATGGCGCTGGGCATGGATGATGGCGACGTCGGTGAGATCGCCAAGCAGCTGTGGCGGTTCTCAGCCCGCAAATTCCGTGAAGCCCTGGTGGAAAAACCTGAGCTGCGGGAGTTCGCAGGCAGGGTGGAGCAGCGCGGCTTTGCAGAAAACCAGCAGCTTGACCTGCTGGTGGACCTCACCGAACGGCTGGACCGGCTGCCCCGCCATATTTCCATGCATCCCTGCGGGGTGATCCTGGGCGACGCCACTCTCCTTGACCGGACCCCTGTCCAGCCCAGCGGACTGGGGCTGCCCATGAGCCAGTTCGACAAACACGACATGGATCCCATGGGCATGCTCAAACTGGATGTCCTGGGGGTGAGGATGCAGAGCGCCATGGCGTTTGCCGTCCGGGAAGTCATCCGGATCCATTCATCCAAAGCAGAAGTGGTCGCGGCCGGGGCCCACCCTGCCGGGCCTGAAGGTACAGGTCCGGACTACATCGCCGACAACGGCCACATCGATCTGAACGCCGTGCCGCTGGATGATGAGCCCACCTTCGAACTGATCCGCAGCACCCACACCCTGGGATGCTTCCAGATCGAGTCACCGGGACAGCGTGAGCTGATCGGCAAGATGGCCCCGCGTGACTTCAATGACCTCATCATCGACATTTCGCTGTTCCGGCCAGGGCCGATGAAATCTGACATGGTGCGGCCGTTTCTGGAACACAGGCACGGATTTGCGCCGGAGGTCTATCCGCATCCTGACCTGAAACCCGTGCTGCAGGAAACACATGGTGTCACCGTCTTCCATGAGCAAATCCTGAAAACGTTCAACGTGATGACCGGGTGCGGGCTGGCAAAGGCAGACGAGTTCCGGCGGGCTCTCGGTCACGAGGTCCTCGAACTGAAAGTGGAAGAGTTCTTCCGCAGGGAGGCCAGGATCAAGGGCTATTCCCCGGACGTGGTGGACAAGGTCTGGGGGACCTTGAAGGCGTTTGGGAGTTTTGGTTTCTGCAAGGCGCATGGAGCGGCCTTTGCCGTCCCCACCTACCAGTCAGCCTGGCTTAAGACGCATCATCCCGAGGCGTTCCTGGCCGGGCTGTGGGAGCACGATCCCGGGATGTATCCAAAGCGGCTGCTGGTTGCCGAAGCCCGAAGGCTTGGAATACCCATCCTGCCGCTGGATATCAACCGCAGCCATGCCGAGTACCGGGTGGAACGGGTTGCGGACGGGCCGGATGCGGGCAAGCTGGGGATCAGGCTGAGCCTCAACGGGATTTACGGCCTCTCCGGGGCTGAGCTCAAGAGGATTGTCGCCGGCCAGCCCTACGACTCCCTGGCGGATCTCCGGGCACGGTCCAGGCTGAGCAAACCGAGCATTAAGCGGCTCGCCCAATTAGGCGCCTTTGATTCCCTGCACCGGGAGGCGGGCAGCGGGGCAAACCGTGCAGACCTCGTCCAGCATCTGAACCAACTCCATGCTGCCGGCGGTACCCGTAAGGGCGCTGAGGTCATGGAAGGGCAGCTCTCATTGCCGCTGGGGGACGTGGAACTGCGCAACGTCAAGCCCGGGCTTCCCCAGCCAACCCTGGTGGAAAACGTCCGGGCCGAACTCGACCTTATGGCCCTCGACGTCAGCGGCCACCTGATGGAAAGCCACCGCCCCATGTTGAACAGGCTGGGGGTCACCACTGCGGACAAACTGCTCAGCCTCCGCAACGGCACCGAGGTGCTGGTGGCCGGCGTGCGCATTGCCACCCAGACCCCTCCCATGCGCGGCGGCCGCCGGGTGGTGTTCATCAGCATCGATGACGGCACAGGCTGCATCGACTCCGTGTTCTTCCACGAAGCCCAGGAACAGGCGGGCCAGCTCCTGTTCGGAACCAGGCTGCTGCTCATCCGCGGCACCACACGCCGGACAGGTCCACGCGGAATCAGCCTGAGTGCCAGCATGGCCTGGGACCTGAGCCGCGTGGAATCCCTGCCGTTCCCCGGCAACCGGGTGGAAAGCACGGATGTCCCGCATCCGTTGGACGGGATCAGCCGGAGCCTCGCCATCACCGGGATGGGCGGCTGA